One window from the genome of Pelobates fuscus isolate aPelFus1 chromosome 13, aPelFus1.pri, whole genome shotgun sequence encodes:
- the ISG20L2 gene encoding interferon-stimulated 20 kDa exonuclease-like 2 produces MSDILLNLDMESCLSGSKKESTNKHQQFLRKRKFLERRGYLKKKQLPAKQNSGHQSHSWDQTKRRGHQDGSWTTFNRNKKQCNQTNFQNGLKQQEAPTPPSRVQSFQPGTLIVSVGTGTHQTRMASYMPNKAQASSKGELFRCHLSETKVQSKPAPVPHKVDPLSEFESGLSTFSATTKPSYKMVAIDCEMVGTGPKGRNSDLARCSVVSFYGDVLYDKYIRPESPITDYRSRWSGIRKEHMVGAVPFSCAQKEILKLLHGKIVVGHAIHNDFKALKYFHPKELTRDTSMIPLLNRKAGFQDTEAVSLKRFAKQLLHKDIQTGRFGHSSVEDAKTTMELYRVIEAEWERELATHPVSS; encoded by the exons ATGTCAGATATACTTTTAAACTTGGACATGGAGTCCTGCCTCTCTGGTAGCAAGAAGGAGTCCACTAACAAACATCAACAGTTCCTCAGAAAAAGGAAGTTCTTGGAAAGAAGGGGATATCTCAAAAAGAAACAGTTGCCAGCAAAGCAGAACTCAGGGCATCAGTCACATTCCTGGGACCAAACCAAGAGAAGAGGACACCAAGATGGCAGTTGGACCACGTTTAACAGAAATAAGAAACAATGCAATCAAACAAACTTTCAGAATGGtttgaaacagcaggaagctccTACGCCTCCTTCAAGAGTTCAATCGTTTCAGCCTGGCACCCTCATAGTTAGCGTAGGCACTGGCACACATCAAACACGCATGGCAAGTTATATGCCAAACAAGGCACAAGCCTCTTCTAAAGGAGAGCTGTTCCGTTGTCATCTTTCTGAAACAAAAGTGCAATCCAAACCAGCTCCTGTACCTCACAAAGTTGATCCATTGAGTGAGTTTGAAAGTGGCCTTTCTACATTCTCCGCTACTACTAAGCCATCTTACAAAATGGTGGCTATAGACTGTGAAATGGTAGGGACTGGGCCAAAGGGGCGAAACAGTGACTTAGCTAGATGCAGTGTTGTCAGCTTCTATGGCGATGTGCTGTATGATAAGTACATTAGACCTGAAAGCCCCATCACCGATTACAGGTCAAGATGGAGTGGCATCAGAAAAGAACATATGGTTGGTGCTGTTCCATTCTCGTGTGCACAAAAAGAG ATATTAAAACTTCTCCACGGTAAGATAGTGGTTGGACACGCAATCCACAATGACTTCAAGGCACTTAAATACTTCCATCCCAAGGAATTGACCAGAGATACGTCTATGATCCCCCTACTGAACCGCAAGGCAGGTTTCCAGGACACGGAGGCAGTTTCTCTAAAGCGATTTGCCAAGCAACTGCTCCACAAGGATATTCAG ACTGGACGGTTTGGCCATTCATCGGTGGAAGATGCCAAGACAACGATGGAGCTTTACAGAGTGATAGAGGCTGAATGGGAGAGAGAACTGGCTACGCACCCGGTCTCCTCATAG